One genomic window of Desulfatirhabdium butyrativorans DSM 18734 includes the following:
- a CDS encoding dihydrolipoamide acetyltransferase family protein, whose amino-acid sequence MPVEIIMPKLGLTMTEGQIVEWKIKEGESIRKGDILFVLETEKVTYDVESPGDGILAKILIQEGKSVPVGTVVGYLARPGEDVSGLSPAGLPAAGQASSDRETPPCPPETQEVVPPGSEEGPQGRIKASPLAKKTAAANYVDLRTVKGTGSGGRILRSDVEAELGRKKSGADIPAMPAATDEDRLVPFSGMRRAIAKKMLASKVETAQTYMSVTVDAGNVMEYREALLPLIEEQYGVRATITDLMMKITASAIRMHPIINTRWTDKGLLYLKDVHMGMAMALNEGLIVPVIRNIHDKGLGQIARDRSDLIRKGKENRFLPDDISGSTFTLSAMGMYGIEQFTSNINLPENAILAVGAIIDKPVAQNGAVVIRPVMTITLSYDHRAIDGAEAGKFMRTLKSFIEKPIRILA is encoded by the coding sequence ATGCCGGTGGAAATCATCATGCCGAAACTTGGCCTGACCATGACCGAAGGCCAGATCGTTGAATGGAAAATCAAAGAAGGGGAATCCATCCGGAAAGGGGATATCCTTTTTGTTCTGGAAACGGAAAAAGTGACGTACGACGTGGAGTCGCCCGGAGACGGCATCCTGGCGAAAATCCTGATTCAGGAAGGAAAGAGCGTTCCCGTGGGCACGGTGGTCGGGTATCTGGCCCGGCCGGGCGAGGATGTTTCCGGGTTGAGCCCGGCAGGTTTGCCGGCAGCCGGGCAGGCGTCGTCGGATAGGGAGACGCCCCCCTGTCCGCCGGAGACACAGGAAGTTGTCCCGCCAGGTTCCGAAGAAGGACCTCAAGGTCGCATCAAGGCGTCTCCCCTGGCCAAAAAGACGGCTGCGGCAAATTATGTGGATCTGCGAACCGTCAAAGGGACGGGCTCGGGAGGAAGAATTCTCCGATCGGATGTGGAGGCCGAACTCGGCCGGAAAAAATCCGGGGCGGATATTCCGGCCATGCCTGCGGCAACGGATGAAGACAGGCTGGTTCCGTTTTCCGGAATGCGCCGGGCCATTGCCAAAAAAATGCTCGCCAGCAAGGTGGAAACGGCCCAGACCTATATGTCGGTAACCGTGGATGCCGGCAACGTGATGGAATACCGGGAAGCCTTGCTGCCCCTCATCGAAGAACAGTACGGGGTCCGGGCCACCATTACGGACCTGATGATGAAAATCACGGCTTCGGCCATCCGGATGCATCCGATCATCAATACCCGGTGGACCGACAAGGGGCTTCTGTATTTGAAGGATGTTCACATGGGCATGGCCATGGCGCTCAATGAAGGACTCATCGTGCCGGTCATCCGGAACATCCATGACAAAGGGTTGGGGCAGATTGCCAGGGACCGGAGCGACCTGATTCGCAAGGGAAAAGAAAACCGCTTCCTCCCGGATGATATTTCCGGCAGCACATTCACCCTGTCCGCCATGGGAATGTACGGCATCGAACAGTTCACATCGAACATCAACCTTCCCGAAAACGCCATCCTGGCCGTGGGGGCCATTATCGACAAGCCCGTGGCGCAAAACGGAGCGGTGGTGATCCGGCCGGTGATGACCATCACCCTGTCTTACGATCATCGCGCCATCGACGGGGCGGAAGCCGGGAAGTTCATGCGGACGCTCAAATCCTTCATTGAAAAGCCGA